A single region of the Bacteroidota bacterium genome encodes:
- the ccsA gene encoding cytochrome c biogenesis protein CcsA, with the protein METILSVLFWVTVILYAVSFAIFAVALIFLKSKLLNLAIRVTLIGFMLHTAVATTRWVETGYPPFVSYFEAMSASAWFGVLIFLLLQQWKPFIRSVGVGIMPFIFLLMGWCGTHPFGEKILPVSLQSFWLFIHASFATAAVGCFMLTAGVAIMRLYTQKHNDNLDDQLLTAKAEKYDEFNFRLILLGFVFYGIMIISGAIWADAAWGRFWGWDPIELWSLITWLLYAVYLHIYFTWKNLRGKFLAFYAIIALLVAAFSLWGVGIVYKTLHTYGG; encoded by the coding sequence ATGGAAACAATCTTATCCGTTTTATTTTGGGTAACGGTAATATTATATGCCGTTAGTTTTGCTATCTTCGCGGTTGCCTTAATATTTCTAAAATCCAAATTGCTAAATTTGGCAATCCGTGTAACACTAATTGGTTTTATGCTTCACACAGCCGTGGCAACAACACGCTGGGTCGAAACCGGTTATCCCCCTTTTGTATCATACTTCGAGGCAATGTCGGCAAGCGCCTGGTTCGGTGTTTTAATTTTTCTGCTATTACAGCAATGGAAACCTTTCATTCGATCCGTCGGTGTTGGAATAATGCCATTCATTTTTTTATTGATGGGTTGGTGCGGAACTCATCCATTCGGCGAAAAAATTCTTCCCGTCAGCTTACAAAGTTTTTGGCTTTTTATACACGCATCATTCGCAACGGCAGCGGTCGGCTGTTTTATGCTAACAGCCGGCGTAGCAATAATGCGACTTTACACACAAAAACATAACGACAATTTAGACGACCAACTTCTTACTGCTAAAGCCGAAAAATACGATGAGTTTAATTTTCGACTGATACTTTTAGGTTTTGTATTCTACGGAATAATGATAATTTCCGGTGCAATCTGGGCTGATGCCGCTTGGGGGAGATTCTGGGGCTGGGACCCGATTGAATTGTGGAGTTTAATTACGTGGCTGCTTTATGCAGTTTATTTACACATTTATTTCACTTGGAAAAATTTACGTGGAAAGTTTTTGGCTTTTTATGCAATAATCGCTTTGCTCGTTGCAGCGTTCTCCCTTTGGGGAGTCGGAATAGTTTATAAAACGCTTCACACTTACGGGGGCTAA
- a CDS encoding cytochrome c biogenesis protein ResB: MNKIKTILKKIIHKIATPKIATIMMIHLLGFSMFAAFNPTTDISNFSKNLNQLLALDNFSPIKTISFQNHFESFAVVFTLISLGISLLISIFYRSKTEIKRNKKSNIQKNDSAISNLHQTYAKKLEENGYGVSTNNSGVVTTIRGLKGKYGNIGSILFHSSLVIILLGIVVSKYASFDGTLALTEGQTFNSSKDRFLNVQSGKYYQHPKEDFTFKLLKVEPSYKVNGAAALASIIENVKKKNTDIPVYINNGYTVEGLTLHQGDKTGYSPFIHISDKNGKIITEGYTRLASYSQNGQRIHSDYLEFENGSLRFEFELLPDAAFRDGKYVSRTDELKSPVLRVVVLKDKNVLTDTYVPAGGIVNAEKYEIAFGDLRRWSEFTLSNDPGLSVILFGVAFGFIGLVLRLLSVRKEIIINLYSINESITFDIMGTTEKFHASFEDELSVMRTDLENVLKKFPKLVVTDEQILEEA, translated from the coding sequence ATGAATAAAATTAAAACAATCTTAAAAAAAATAATTCATAAGATAGCGACACCGAAAATTGCTACAATTATGATGATTCATTTGTTGGGATTTTCCATGTTTGCGGCATTTAATCCCACGACAGATATTTCCAATTTTTCAAAGAATCTAAACCAACTGCTTGCTCTCGATAATTTTTCTCCAATTAAAACTATCAGTTTTCAAAATCATTTCGAGTCGTTTGCAGTCGTCTTCACATTAATCTCTCTTGGAATTAGTTTATTGATTTCAATATTCTATCGGTCTAAAACTGAGATTAAGAGAAATAAAAAATCTAACATTCAAAAAAACGATTCTGCAATTTCAAACCTTCATCAAACATACGCCAAAAAATTAGAAGAAAACGGATACGGTGTATCGACGAACAATTCAGGTGTGGTAACGACTATCCGCGGGCTAAAAGGTAAGTATGGAAATATCGGTTCTATTTTATTCCATTCGAGTTTAGTTATTATCCTGTTGGGAATAGTAGTGAGTAAGTATGCGTCGTTCGATGGAACGCTCGCACTTACAGAAGGACAAACTTTTAATTCATCAAAAGACCGGTTTCTGAATGTTCAATCCGGAAAATATTATCAACATCCAAAAGAAGATTTTACATTCAAACTTTTGAAAGTTGAGCCATCGTATAAAGTGAACGGCGCTGCCGCGCTTGCATCAATCATAGAAAATGTAAAAAAGAAAAACACCGACATTCCGGTTTATATCAACAACGGATATACTGTCGAAGGTTTAACGCTGCACCAAGGTGATAAAACCGGTTACTCACCTTTCATACACATCTCTGACAAAAATGGAAAAATAATTACCGAAGGATATACACGCCTCGCATCTTACTCGCAAAACGGACAGCGGATACACAGCGATTATTTAGAATTTGAAAATGGCTCACTCCGTTTTGAATTTGAGCTTTTACCCGATGCTGCCTTTCGCGACGGAAAATATGTATCAAGAACTGATGAACTTAAGTCGCCGGTTCTACGGGTTGTAGTTCTGAAAGATAAAAATGTATTAACCGATACTTACGTACCGGCAGGTGGAATTGTGAATGCAGAAAAATATGAAATTGCATTCGGTGATTTACGAAGATGGTCGGAGTTTACACTTTCGAACGATCCGGGCTTGAGTGTAATTCTGTTTGGCGTTGCATTCGGGTTTATCGGACTTGTATTACGATTATTGAGTGTCAGAAAAGAGATAATAATCAACTTGTATTCCATAAACGAAAGTATAACTTTCGACATCATGGGAACTACAGAAAAATTTCACGCTTCATTCGAAGATGAATTGTCGGTTATGCGAACTGATTTAGAAAATGTTTTGAAAAAATTTCCTAAATTGGTAGTAACCGATGAACAAATTTTAGAAGAAGCGTAA
- a CDS encoding cytochrome c3 family protein — translation MLTRINISFLSFLIFVSCPFLLAQTSIRNSKHNLSTSGTGTIKAASETEICIFCHTPHSKQATTQLWNRQPTTATYTLYSSEYLTSISYSAPNQPNAKSKLCLSCHDGTIAIGTVYNTRGAGSTGTISMTGGVTTMPVASPGNIGTNLANDHPVGYLYEPAKDNQLVSRTFPWNTAVKLDPDASTGRVECHSCHNAHDNQFSSFLRMSNANAGLCTHCHNKTNYATSIHRTSATAYTPSGGSATTVGEYSCRGCHKAHSGSGTPYIQRAVEQNSCYDGTNTGCHGSNAPVANRIQPELNKTWRHPTNTTDGRHKNRITHETTAELGSTNRHSECQDCHNPHQAQVSVAKSTRGALRISAALRGTWGVEPTWPTPNTAMLTNDVTWAVPTVYTKITTPTDEYQVCLKCHSGYVSLPVGKRDIAAEINPQYASYHGIVPGGTTNANVVATTTNEPWATNKRVWCSDCHGSETSTSPRGPHGSTLNNVGPGTSNSDKMLIATIQSTTAGTPLCLICHKATSYSSASTGSRFPDHSRGNHKVAEGCFACHMWDFAGTTLNTGGKSGRINAHGWNKRYYWRESGSTLAAGTRVMADRFVGGYNSDVNFATRQCFTDADATRGCNTHTGGRTY, via the coding sequence ATGTTAACCCGGATAAATATATCATTTTTATCATTCTTGATTTTTGTAAGTTGTCCATTTCTCCTTGCACAGACAAGTATCAGAAATTCAAAACACAACTTGAGCACAAGTGGTACTGGAACTATCAAAGCTGCATCAGAAACGGAGATATGTATTTTTTGCCACACTCCGCACAGCAAACAAGCTACCACGCAATTATGGAATCGACAGCCGACTACGGCAACCTACACACTCTACTCGAGCGAATATTTAACGAGTATTTCCTATTCAGCACCGAATCAACCGAATGCAAAATCGAAACTTTGTTTATCGTGCCACGACGGAACGATTGCAATCGGAACAGTTTATAACACACGCGGTGCGGGCAGCACAGGTACTATCAGTATGACTGGTGGAGTTACAACTATGCCGGTTGCATCCCCCGGAAATATCGGAACTAATTTGGCAAATGACCATCCCGTCGGTTACTTGTATGAACCAGCTAAAGACAATCAATTAGTATCCAGAACATTTCCATGGAACACTGCTGTAAAACTTGATCCCGATGCTTCAACCGGTCGTGTGGAATGCCATAGTTGTCATAATGCTCACGACAATCAGTTTAGTTCCTTCCTTCGTATGAGTAATGCAAATGCCGGGCTTTGCACACACTGCCATAATAAAACTAATTACGCAACTTCTATTCACAGAACATCAGCAACAGCATATACACCAAGCGGCGGAAGCGCTACGACAGTCGGTGAGTATTCATGCCGTGGCTGTCATAAAGCCCACTCAGGTAGTGGAACACCTTACATCCAACGGGCAGTCGAACAAAACAGTTGTTACGACGGAACGAACACGGGTTGTCACGGTTCTAACGCACCTGTAGCAAATCGTATTCAACCTGAGTTAAATAAAACCTGGAGACATCCAACAAACACAACTGACGGACGCCACAAGAATCGGATTACACACGAAACCACTGCTGAGCTTGGCAGCACCAATAGGCATTCTGAATGTCAGGATTGCCATAACCCTCATCAAGCACAAGTTTCAGTAGCAAAATCAACACGTGGTGCTTTACGAATTTCTGCCGCACTGCGTGGAACCTGGGGTGTTGAACCAACTTGGCCCACGCCAAACACAGCAATGCTAACAAACGATGTAACCTGGGCAGTGCCTACGGTTTATACAAAAATTACAACACCAACCGATGAATATCAGGTCTGCTTAAAATGTCATTCGGGATATGTTTCGCTACCTGTAGGTAAACGAGATATTGCTGCTGAAATAAATCCGCAATACGCTTCCTATCACGGAATTGTTCCCGGGGGAACAACAAACGCAAACGTAGTAGCGACGACAACGAATGAACCTTGGGCAACCAACAAGCGAGTATGGTGCAGCGATTGCCACGGAAGTGAAACCAGTACTTCGCCACGAGGTCCGCACGGGTCGACTTTAAATAATGTTGGACCGGGCACTTCAAATTCAGATAAGATGTTAATTGCAACAATTCAAAGTACAACAGCAGGAACACCTCTCTGTTTAATTTGCCATAAAGCAACATCGTATAGCTCAGCTTCAACTGGTAGCCGTTTCCCTGATCATTCCCGAGGTAATCATAAAGTTGCTGAAGGGTGCTTTGCTTGTCATATGTGGGATTTTGCAGGAACAACACTCAACACCGGTGGCAAGAGCGGACGCATAAATGCTCATGGCTGGAACAAACGTTATTACTGGCGTGAGAGCGGCTCGACTCTTGCAGCCGGAACACGTGTTATGGCTGATAGATTTGTTGGCGGATATAATTCCGATGTGAACTTTGCAACACGACAATGCTTTACTGATGCTGACGCAACACGCGGATGTAATACGCATACAGGTGGAAGGACATACTAA